In Cyprinus carpio isolate SPL01 chromosome B7, ASM1834038v1, whole genome shotgun sequence, a genomic segment contains:
- the LOC109081719 gene encoding solute carrier family 2, facilitated glucose transporter member 4-like isoform X3, producing MYVGEIAPTTLRGALGTLHQLAIVTGILMAQILGLESLLGSEQLWPVLLGVTILPTVLQMTLLPFCPESPRFLYIVRSQEHHAKSALRRLTGRLEVSEDFAEMKEEKRKMDMERKVSIAELFRSPLYQQPIIISILLQLSQQLSGINAIFYYSTDIFKNAGVESPVYATIGAGVVNCAFTIVSLFLVERMGRRTLHMLGLAGMCICAILMTIALTLLETVPSMSYLSIMAIFGFVGFFEVGPGPIPWFFVAELFSQGPRPAAIAVAGCSNWTANFLIGMSFQYVANLCGPYVFLIFALLLLFFLVFTFFRVPETRGKTFDQISATFHRHPQNMMDMDLDMDQGKHSTELDYLGSDGTEN from the exons ATGTATGTTGGTGAGATCGCCCCTACCACTCTAAGAGGAGCTCTGGGCACTCTGCATCAGCTGGCCATCGTCACTGGCATTCTCATGGCCCAG ATCTTAGGACTCGAGTCCCTGTTGGGCAGTGAGCAGCTGTGGCCGGTACTGCTGGGTGTTACCATACTCCCTACAGTCCTGCAGATGACGCTATTGCCTTTCTGTCCTGAGAGCCCCCGCTTCCTCTATATTGTCCGCTCCCAAGAGCACCATGCAAAAAGCG CTTTGCGACGTCTGACTGGCCGTCTGGAGGTCAGTGAAGACTTTGCTGAAATGAAGGAGGAAAAGAGAAAGATGGACATGGAGAGAAAAGTATCCATTGCTGAACTCTTTCGCTCTCCTCTGTACCAGCAGCCCATCATCATTTCTATTCTACTGCAGCTCTCTCAGCAGCTGTCAGGAATTAATGCT ATCTTCTATTATTCAACTGATATCTTCAAAAATGCTGGGGTGGAAAGTCCAGTGTATGCCACCATAGGTGCTGGAGTTGTCAACTGTGCTTTTACTATAGTCTCG CTTTTCCTGGTTGAGCGTATGGGCCGCCGGACACTCCACATGCTTGGACTTGCTGGAATGTGTATCTGTGCCATCTTAATGACAATTGCCCTCACATTACTG GAGACTGTGCCATCAATGAGCTACCTTAGCATTATGgccatttttggttttgttggctTCTTTGAAGTGGGGCCAGGACCTATTCCTTGGTTCTTTGTGGCTGAACTCTTCTCACAAGGTCCCAGACCAGCAGCCATTGCAGTAGCAGGCTGCTCCAACTGGACTGCCAACTTCCTCATTGGCATGAGCTTCCAGTACGTTGCT AACCTGTGTGGTCCATACGTTTTTCTCATCTTCGCTTTGCTCCTCCTCTTCTTTCTGGTCTTCACGTTCTTCCGAGTTCCTGAAACACGAGGCAAAACTTTTGACCAGATCTCAGCCACCTTCCACCGTCATCCACAAAACATGATGGACATGGACCTGGACATGGATCAGGGGAAGCACAGTACAGAACTGGACTACCTAGGTTCTGATGGGACAGAGAACTGA